In one Paraburkholderia azotifigens genomic region, the following are encoded:
- a CDS encoding 4-hydroxyproline epimerase — protein MSSMKTLNVIDSHTGGEPTRLVVSGGPELGGGTLAQRLDVFRTRFDDWRAGIVTEPRGSDVVVGALLCEPDRKECAAGVIFFNNVGYLGMCGHGTIGLVVSLAHMGRIGPGRHLIDTPVGIVEATLNDDHSVSVRNVPAYRHRKDVTVDVPGYGSLTGDIAWGGNWFFLVAGHGRSLEASNIAELTQFSSAIRDALIASGITGANGALIDHIELFGPGSRAGLDSRSFVLCPGNAYDRSPCGTGTSAKVACLAADGKLAAGNVWRQESIIGSVFEASYAEGGTQEGVPTVIPTITGHAHIMAESRLCFDERDPFAWGIRTV, from the coding sequence ATGAGCAGCATGAAAACCTTGAACGTGATCGATTCGCACACAGGCGGTGAACCCACCCGCCTCGTGGTGTCCGGCGGCCCCGAGCTCGGTGGCGGCACGCTTGCGCAACGGCTCGACGTGTTTCGCACGCGTTTCGACGACTGGCGCGCGGGCATCGTCACCGAGCCGCGCGGCTCCGATGTGGTCGTCGGTGCGCTGCTGTGCGAGCCGGATCGCAAGGAATGCGCCGCGGGCGTGATCTTTTTCAACAACGTCGGCTATCTGGGCATGTGCGGACACGGGACGATCGGTCTCGTCGTGTCGCTCGCGCATATGGGACGCATCGGCCCGGGCCGCCATCTGATCGATACGCCCGTCGGCATCGTCGAGGCGACGCTCAACGACGACCACAGCGTATCCGTGCGCAACGTGCCCGCCTACCGGCATCGCAAGGACGTGACGGTCGACGTGCCGGGGTACGGTTCGCTGACGGGCGACATCGCGTGGGGCGGCAACTGGTTCTTCCTCGTGGCCGGGCATGGCCGCTCGCTGGAAGCGTCGAACATCGCCGAACTCACGCAGTTCAGTTCGGCGATCCGCGATGCACTGATTGCTTCCGGCATCACAGGCGCGAACGGCGCGCTGATCGACCACATCGAACTATTCGGTCCCGGCTCACGGGCGGGGCTCGACAGCCGCAGCTTCGTGCTGTGTCCCGGCAACGCATACGACCGCTCGCCGTGCGGCACGGGCACGAGCGCGAAGGTCGCGTGCCTCGCCGCCGACGGCAAGCTCGCGGCGGGCAACGTGTGGCGTCAGGAGAGCATCATCGGCAGCGTGTTCGAGGCGAGCTACGCCGAAGGCGGCACGCAAGAGGGCGTGCCCACCGTCATTCCGACCATCACGGGGCACGCGCACATCATGGCCGAGAGCCGCCTGTGCTTCGACGAGCGCGATCCGTTCGCGTGGGGCATCAGAACGGTATGA
- a CDS encoding NAD(P)/FAD-dependent oxidoreductase produces the protein MTADVVIVGAGIVGAACAAELAARGLSVTVLDARGIGGGATAAGMGHIVVMNDTPAEFALSRYSRDLWLELAPQLRTRDAFSCCGTLWVAADAEELDAARAMQAAFAAQDVAAQLLDDRALYDCEPSLAPGMAGGLLIEHDSIVYAPSVAQWLLAQSPGAARIDVRLDARAVSVDAHQVTLSSGEQIGGAHIVVANGLQARELIPGLPLQPKKGHLLITDRYPGFVRHQLLELGYIKSAHHATGTSVAFNAQPRPTGQLLIGSSRQFETTDAAVDMPVLARMLQRAARYLPELPTLNGIRAWTGFRAASPDGMPLIGPAGDAAPGVWLAVGHEGLGVTTSLGTAKLLAAQITQTAAAIPADPFLPARFEFGACHV, from the coding sequence ATGACGGCCGATGTCGTAATCGTCGGCGCGGGCATCGTCGGCGCGGCCTGTGCGGCGGAACTCGCGGCGCGCGGGCTGAGCGTGACGGTACTCGACGCGCGCGGCATCGGCGGCGGCGCGACGGCGGCGGGCATGGGACATATCGTCGTGATGAACGACACGCCCGCCGAATTCGCGTTGAGCCGTTATTCGCGCGACTTGTGGCTCGAGTTGGCGCCGCAATTGCGCACGCGCGACGCCTTCTCGTGCTGCGGCACGCTCTGGGTGGCCGCCGACGCCGAAGAACTCGACGCCGCCCGCGCGATGCAGGCGGCGTTCGCCGCTCAGGATGTCGCAGCGCAATTGCTGGACGACCGCGCGCTGTACGACTGCGAGCCGTCGCTCGCGCCGGGCATGGCGGGCGGCCTGCTCATCGAGCATGACAGCATCGTGTATGCGCCGTCCGTTGCACAATGGCTGCTTGCGCAGTCGCCGGGCGCTGCGCGCATCGACGTGCGACTCGACGCGCGTGCCGTTTCCGTCGATGCACATCAGGTGACGCTATCCAGTGGCGAGCAGATCGGCGGCGCGCACATCGTCGTAGCGAACGGATTGCAGGCGCGCGAACTCATACCGGGCTTGCCCTTGCAGCCCAAAAAAGGCCACTTGCTGATCACCGACCGTTACCCCGGCTTCGTTCGTCATCAGCTGCTCGAACTCGGTTATATCAAGAGCGCGCATCACGCGACGGGCACGTCCGTGGCCTTCAACGCGCAGCCGCGGCCCACGGGGCAACTGCTGATCGGCTCGTCGCGCCAGTTCGAGACGACGGACGCCGCCGTCGACATGCCCGTGCTCGCCCGCATGCTGCAACGCGCCGCGCGCTATCTGCCCGAGTTGCCGACACTCAACGGTATCCGCGCATGGACGGGTTTTCGCGCGGCCTCGCCCGATGGCATGCCGCTGATCGGCCCTGCAGGCGACGCGGCGCCGGGCGTGTGGCTCGCGGTCGGACATGAGGGGCTGGGCGTGACCACATCGCTCGGCACCGCAAAGCTGCTCGCCGCGCAGATCACGCAGACGGCGGCCGCCATTCCCGCCGATCCGTTTCTGCCCGCGCGTTTCGAATTCGGAGCGTGCCATGTCTGA
- a CDS encoding (2Fe-2S)-binding protein → MSDALLSRVRLTIDGESVEVEKGATIAAALAIRDARPSGTRTSVSGEPRAPLCGMGVCQECRVTVDGRAHVLACQTLCCDGQRVQTAGPG, encoded by the coding sequence ATGTCTGATGCGCTTCTCTCACGCGTCCGTCTGACGATCGACGGCGAATCCGTCGAGGTCGAAAAAGGCGCGACGATTGCCGCCGCGCTCGCGATCCGCGACGCGAGACCATCGGGCACGCGTACTTCTGTGAGCGGCGAGCCGCGCGCGCCGTTGTGCGGCATGGGCGTATGCCAGGAGTGCCGCGTCACCGTCGACGGACGTGCGCATGTGCTCGCCTGTCAGACCTTGTGCTGCGACGGCCAGCGTGTGCAGACGGCGGGGCCGGGATGA
- a CDS encoding FAD-dependent oxidoreductase produces MNDQHFDIVVVGAGPAGLAAACEAARTGARVAVLDDNPRAGGQVWRNGPAHPQPDELTSQLHGIAAKGNVTLTCAARIVAPLDGRRLLIESTGYGGACIGYDRLILATGARERLLPFAGWTLPGVTGAGGLQALIKGGVPVRGERIVIAGSGPLLFATLATARAAGARVVAVVEQATFASVLRFGISLAATPAKLAQAAQLTRGLTGFRYLTSSVVREARGSGRVERVIVERDGGRIETIDCERIACGYGLVPNTTLARALGCATRDDGAITVDDAQRTSVANVYAAGECTGVGGMERARVEGRIAGLGAIGVEPGAALKRERARWQRFAARVDAAFALREPARQLPADDTVLCRCEDVSIGEARAQRNWRDAKLHTRCGMGACQGRICGGAAQTLFGWDVAQVRPPIHPAQVGTLMLAAQTDDTC; encoded by the coding sequence ATGAACGATCAGCACTTCGATATCGTCGTGGTGGGCGCGGGGCCGGCGGGTCTCGCTGCCGCTTGCGAAGCCGCTCGGACGGGCGCGCGTGTCGCCGTGCTCGACGACAACCCGCGCGCGGGCGGCCAGGTGTGGCGCAATGGCCCGGCGCATCCGCAGCCCGATGAGTTGACCTCACAGCTGCATGGCATCGCCGCTAAGGGCAACGTGACGCTGACTTGCGCCGCGCGCATCGTCGCGCCGCTCGACGGACGGCGGCTGCTGATTGAATCGACCGGGTATGGCGGCGCGTGCATCGGCTATGACCGTCTGATTCTCGCGACGGGCGCGCGCGAGCGCCTGCTGCCGTTCGCCGGATGGACGCTGCCCGGCGTGACGGGCGCGGGCGGCCTGCAGGCGCTGATCAAGGGCGGCGTGCCCGTGCGCGGCGAACGCATCGTGATCGCGGGCAGCGGTCCGTTGCTGTTCGCCACGCTGGCGACCGCACGTGCCGCGGGCGCGCGAGTCGTGGCCGTCGTCGAGCAGGCGACGTTTGCGTCGGTGCTGCGTTTCGGCATCTCGCTCGCCGCGACGCCGGCGAAGCTCGCGCAAGCAGCGCAACTGACGCGTGGCTTGACGGGCTTTCGCTATCTGACATCGAGCGTGGTGCGCGAAGCGCGAGGCAGTGGGCGTGTCGAACGCGTGATCGTCGAACGCGACGGAGGACGCATCGAGACCATCGATTGCGAGCGCATTGCATGCGGTTACGGCCTCGTGCCGAACACGACGCTTGCTCGCGCGCTGGGTTGCGCGACGCGCGACGACGGCGCGATTACCGTCGACGACGCGCAGCGCACGTCCGTCGCGAACGTTTACGCGGCGGGCGAGTGCACGGGCGTGGGCGGAATGGAGCGTGCGCGGGTGGAAGGGCGGATCGCGGGCCTCGGCGCGATCGGCGTCGAACCCGGCGCGGCGCTGAAGCGCGAACGTGCGCGCTGGCAACGCTTCGCGGCGCGCGTCGACGCGGCATTCGCGTTGCGTGAGCCCGCCCGGCAACTGCCCGCCGACGATACCGTGCTGTGTCGCTGCGAGGACGTTTCGATCGGCGAGGCTCGCGCGCAGCGCAACTGGCGCGATGCGAAGCTGCACACGCGCTGCGGCATGGGCGCGTGTCAGGGACGTATCTGCGGCGGCGCGGCACAGACGTTGTTCGGCTGGGACGTAGCGCAGGTCCGGCCGCCCATTCATCCTGCGCAGGTCGGCACACTGATGCTCGCTGCGCAGACAGACGACACCTGTTGA
- a CDS encoding AraC family transcriptional regulator → MNTFASALNAPDGLDTGEAALAGMLSHFALLEPVFDAMPDIVFFVKDAHARYALVNRTLVSRCGFKEKEKLLGKTAEDVFPSRFGRIYTAQDKAVIHVGSQMVDQLELHLYPGRQPGWCLTCKQPLRDAAGRVVGLAGISRDLRADESSHPAYSRLATVVQYLQENYVQPLNLKQLAAMADMSVAQLERYFHKVFHLTPRQVLLKTRLDAATALLVSHDKVTDVAALCGYTDHSAFTRQFKATVGVTPTEYRMLLHGTSRG, encoded by the coding sequence ATGAACACGTTCGCTTCCGCGCTCAATGCGCCAGATGGGCTCGATACGGGCGAGGCCGCGCTGGCCGGCATGCTCTCGCATTTCGCGCTGCTCGAGCCCGTCTTCGACGCGATGCCCGACATCGTGTTCTTCGTGAAGGACGCGCACGCGCGTTATGCGCTCGTCAATCGCACGCTCGTATCGCGCTGCGGATTCAAGGAGAAGGAAAAACTGCTGGGCAAGACGGCCGAGGATGTGTTCCCGAGCCGCTTTGGCCGCATCTACACCGCGCAGGACAAGGCCGTGATCCACGTCGGCAGCCAGATGGTCGACCAGCTCGAGCTGCATCTGTATCCGGGCCGCCAGCCGGGCTGGTGCCTGACCTGCAAGCAGCCGTTGCGCGATGCGGCGGGGCGCGTCGTCGGGCTGGCGGGCATTTCGCGCGACCTGCGTGCCGACGAAAGCAGCCACCCGGCGTATAGCCGGCTCGCGACGGTTGTCCAGTATCTGCAAGAGAACTACGTACAGCCGCTCAACCTCAAGCAGCTTGCCGCGATGGCCGATATGTCGGTGGCGCAGCTCGAACGCTACTTCCACAAGGTGTTTCATCTGACGCCCCGCCAGGTGCTGCTGAAGACGCGTCTCGATGCGGCGACGGCCTTGCTCGTGTCGCACGACAAGGTCACGGATGTGGCCGCGCTGTGCGGCTACACGGATCACAGCGCGTTCACGCGGCAGTTCAAGGCGACCGTCGGCGTGACGCCGACCGAATACCGGATGCTGCTGCACGGCACGTCGCGCGGCTGA
- a CDS encoding MFS transporter: MNVHLHRSPPVLLAIKAFIAPVIVACAMFMESVDANVIVTALPEMARAFGRDPVTLKIAVTSYVLGLGVFIPVCGWLADRFGARSVFRTAIGIFVVGSLLCAASTSLATFTVARFIQGVGGAMMVPVGRIIIFRVVERSEYVRAMNYLSVPAMLGPAAGPLLGGFITTYLHWRLIFFINIPVGILGIWLTNKYIKNTREPHPGPLDWAGFILSAGGASLFLLGLSLTDGELVTVTTATVMTLVGAVMLGIYVLYARRVERPLLDLRFFRVPTFQASVLGGSLFRIGLGAVPFLLPLVLQEGLGMSAFESGLITCASAFGGMFMRTLAASVLRRWGFRTVLMYNAAYSGIAIAACGAFFPGTPTWLIWVIVLLGGFFPALQFTSLNSMTYAEIESRDVGRATSLGSVVQQISLGLGVTVAGIVLSITRALHGHAALQWSDFWPAFVVVGLCSVASISVTRRLAADAGDEIVRGKREVTTKAS; the protein is encoded by the coding sequence ATCAACGTTCACTTACATCGCTCGCCGCCCGTGCTGCTTGCCATCAAGGCTTTTATCGCTCCCGTCATCGTCGCCTGTGCGATGTTCATGGAGAGCGTCGATGCGAACGTCATCGTCACTGCGCTGCCTGAAATGGCGCGCGCCTTCGGCCGGGACCCCGTCACACTGAAAATCGCCGTCACCAGTTATGTGCTGGGACTGGGTGTGTTCATTCCTGTGTGCGGGTGGCTCGCCGACCGCTTTGGCGCGCGTTCGGTGTTCCGCACGGCGATCGGCATTTTCGTGGTCGGCTCGCTGCTGTGCGCGGCGTCGACGTCGCTCGCCACCTTTACCGTCGCGCGTTTCATTCAGGGTGTGGGCGGCGCGATGATGGTGCCCGTCGGGCGCATCATTATTTTCCGCGTGGTGGAGCGCTCGGAGTACGTGCGCGCGATGAACTACCTGAGCGTGCCCGCGATGCTCGGGCCTGCGGCGGGACCGCTGCTCGGCGGCTTCATCACGACGTATCTGCACTGGCGGCTGATTTTCTTCATCAACATTCCCGTCGGCATTCTCGGCATCTGGCTCACGAACAAGTACATCAAGAACACGCGCGAGCCGCATCCCGGTCCGCTCGACTGGGCGGGCTTCATTCTGTCGGCGGGCGGCGCGTCGCTGTTTCTGCTGGGGCTGTCGCTCACCGACGGCGAACTGGTGACCGTCACGACAGCGACCGTAATGACGCTGGTCGGTGCCGTGATGCTCGGCATTTACGTGCTGTATGCCCGGCGTGTCGAGCGTCCGCTGCTCGACTTGCGGTTCTTCCGCGTGCCGACGTTTCAGGCGAGCGTGCTGGGCGGATCGCTGTTTCGAATCGGCTTGGGCGCCGTGCCGTTTTTGTTGCCGCTCGTGCTGCAGGAGGGACTGGGCATGAGTGCTTTCGAATCGGGGCTGATTACGTGCGCATCGGCGTTCGGCGGCATGTTCATGCGGACGCTCGCGGCGAGCGTGTTGCGGCGCTGGGGCTTTCGCACTGTGCTGATGTACAACGCCGCGTATTCGGGGATTGCGATCGCCGCGTGCGGCGCGTTTTTTCCGGGCACGCCCACGTGGCTGATCTGGGTCATCGTGTTGCTGGGCGGGTTCTTTCCTGCCTTGCAATTCACGAGTCTCAACTCGATGACTTATGCGGAGATCGAAAGCCGCGATGTCGGCCGCGCAACGAGTCTCGGCAGTGTCGTGCAGCAGATTTCACTTGGGCTTGGCGTGACCGTTGCAGGTATTGTGCTGTCCATCACGCGAGCGTTGCATGGGCATGCCGCTTTGCAGTGGTCGGATTTCTGGCCCGCCTTTGTGGTCGTCGGGTTGTGTTCGGTTGCTTCGATTTCTGTTACCAGACGGTTGGCGGCTGATGCTGGGGATGAAATTGTGCGGGGTAAGCGGGAGGTGACGACTAAGGCGTCGTAG
- a CDS encoding SDR family oxidoreductase, with protein sequence MSTLFDLNGRTALVTGSTRGIGLALAEGLAQAGARVILNGTRAEAVEQAVAALNARLPDLQPASGRAFDVTDEAAVSAAFAGWDREGIHVDILVNNAGIQFRQPLVDLQLADWRRVIDTNLTAAFIVGREAARRMIARGAGGKIINIGSLTSEAARATVGAYTAAKGGIKMLTRAMSAEWAAHDIQANAIGPGYILTDMNAPLVADESFDTWVKNSNPARRWGKPEELVGTAVYLASAASSYVNGQIIYVDGGWLAVL encoded by the coding sequence ATGTCGACACTATTCGATCTGAATGGCCGCACGGCGCTCGTCACGGGATCGACGCGCGGCATCGGTCTCGCGCTCGCGGAAGGACTCGCGCAGGCAGGCGCGCGCGTGATCCTGAACGGCACGCGCGCCGAAGCCGTCGAGCAGGCCGTCGCGGCACTCAACGCGCGACTGCCCGACCTGCAACCTGCGAGCGGCCGCGCGTTCGACGTCACCGACGAAGCCGCCGTCAGCGCCGCTTTCGCCGGGTGGGACCGCGAAGGGATACATGTCGACATCCTCGTCAACAACGCGGGCATCCAGTTCCGGCAGCCGCTCGTCGATCTGCAGCTCGCGGACTGGCGGCGCGTGATCGATACGAACCTCACGGCGGCATTCATCGTCGGGCGCGAGGCGGCACGGCGAATGATCGCGCGCGGCGCGGGCGGCAAGATCATCAACATCGGCTCGCTGACGAGCGAAGCGGCACGCGCGACGGTCGGCGCGTACACGGCGGCGAAAGGGGGCATCAAGATGCTGACGCGCGCGATGAGCGCGGAGTGGGCCGCGCACGACATTCAGGCGAATGCGATCGGTCCCGGCTACATCCTCACCGACATGAACGCGCCGCTCGTCGCCGACGAATCGTTCGATACGTGGGTGAAGAACAGCAACCCCGCGCGGCGCTGGGGCAAGCCGGAAGAGTTGGTAGGCACGGCCGTGTATCTTGCGTCGGCGGCATCGAGCTACGTGAACGGGCAAATCATTTACGTCGACGGCGGCTGGCTTGCCGTGCTGTAA
- a CDS encoding DUF190 domain-containing protein produces the protein MNGCQLTFFTERSRKHGHQTVCEWLLQEARALGIRGATVVSCAQGVGHAGAHHAAHALSLSDQPQQIILATTDDEADRLLDIVRAANVHVFFTRVPVEFGWIGDDAAVSPPKHHGLFKRHSS, from the coding sequence ATGAACGGCTGTCAATTGACCTTCTTCACTGAGCGCAGCCGCAAACACGGTCATCAGACCGTATGCGAATGGCTGCTGCAGGAGGCACGCGCGCTCGGCATACGGGGCGCGACGGTCGTCAGTTGCGCGCAGGGCGTCGGCCATGCGGGTGCGCACCACGCGGCGCATGCGCTCTCACTCAGCGACCAGCCGCAGCAGATCATTCTCGCCACCACGGACGACGAAGCGGACCGGCTGCTCGACATCGTGCGCGCGGCCAACGTGCATGTGTTCTTTACGCGCGTGCCCGTCGAGTTCGGCTGGATCGGCGACGATGCAGCCGTGAGCCCGCCGAAGCACCACGGTCTTTTCAAGCGCCACTCCAGCTAG
- a CDS encoding DUF190 domain-containing protein, producing MQGCQLTVFAATTRPRKHHQTTVGWILEEARQAGIQGATVVEVSECVDVHGKYHAARFVELADQPVAITLAGESARVDALLDRLRQGEVPLFYTRCAVEYEVLGSGVP from the coding sequence ATGCAAGGCTGCCAGCTCACCGTGTTCGCGGCCACCACCCGTCCGCGCAAGCACCATCAGACGACCGTCGGCTGGATACTCGAAGAAGCACGCCAGGCGGGCATTCAGGGCGCGACGGTGGTCGAGGTCAGCGAATGCGTCGACGTGCACGGCAAATATCACGCGGCGCGCTTCGTCGAGCTCGCCGATCAGCCCGTCGCCATCACGCTTGCGGGAGAAAGCGCGCGCGTCGATGCGCTGCTCGACCGTCTGCGGCAAGGTGAGGTGCCGCTTTTCTACACGCGCTGCGCAGTCGAATACGAGGTGCTCGGCAGCGGCGTTCCCTGA
- a CDS encoding class I SAM-dependent methyltransferase, which yields MTHDTPHVHHAASEGYTKGADTYVKGRPDYPPELAGWLKGDLALGPGKIAVDLGAGTGKFTPRIVETGAQVIAVEPVATMREKLAAALPQVDVRDGTAQRLPLDDASVDAVLCAQSFHWFASREALAEIHRVLKPGGHLGLVWNVRDARVPWVAQLDAIVNACEGDAPRYHTGEWRNAFPAVGFSELEERHMPHGHTGPAEDVIVTRVHSTSFILAMPPGQWAEVERDVRALIASEPALASRDVVTVPYVTYAFCATRID from the coding sequence ATGACCCACGATACGCCCCACGTTCATCACGCCGCGTCCGAAGGCTATACGAAGGGCGCCGACACCTATGTGAAAGGCCGCCCGGACTATCCGCCGGAACTGGCAGGCTGGCTGAAAGGCGATCTGGCGCTCGGGCCCGGCAAGATCGCTGTCGATCTCGGCGCCGGCACGGGCAAGTTCACGCCGCGCATCGTCGAAACAGGCGCGCAAGTGATCGCCGTCGAACCCGTTGCAACGATGCGCGAGAAGCTGGCCGCCGCGCTCCCGCAAGTCGATGTGCGCGATGGCACGGCGCAGCGTTTGCCGCTGGACGACGCGTCCGTCGATGCCGTGCTTTGCGCGCAGTCGTTTCACTGGTTCGCCTCGCGCGAAGCGCTTGCCGAGATTCACCGCGTGCTGAAACCCGGCGGGCATCTCGGGCTCGTGTGGAACGTGCGCGATGCGCGCGTGCCGTGGGTCGCGCAACTCGATGCCATCGTCAATGCGTGCGAAGGCGATGCGCCGCGCTACCACACGGGCGAATGGCGCAATGCGTTTCCGGCCGTTGGTTTCAGTGAACTGGAAGAGCGGCACATGCCGCACGGGCACACAGGTCCCGCTGAAGACGTGATCGTGACGCGTGTCCACTCGACCAGCTTCATTCTTGCGATGCCGCCCGGGCAATGGGCGGAAGTCGAGCGCGACGTGCGCGCGCTGATTGCGTCGGAACCGGCGTTAGCCTCGCGCGATGTCGTGACGGTACCCTATGTCACGTATGCGTTTTGCGCGACACGTATCGATTGA
- a CDS encoding TetR/AcrR family transcriptional regulator, protein MAGVRQFNEEDAFAHALDVFWRKGFRATSMLDLAEATGVQRGSLYNAYGDKEEIFVRVFDRYAQRFIADARKALDKPDLHDALTSFFTFAIRSITQGTPTRGCLSTKTAVEIDPESPRLREALQTMLDALEAAVLAVLDTKEARAQLTVPPQQAANLIVTTTRGIAVMERVYGDPKKLKQTAFALVDALVRKH, encoded by the coding sequence ATGGCTGGAGTTCGTCAGTTCAATGAAGAGGACGCCTTCGCGCACGCGCTCGACGTGTTCTGGCGCAAGGGCTTTCGCGCCACATCGATGTTGGATCTCGCCGAGGCGACGGGCGTGCAGCGCGGCTCGCTCTATAACGCATATGGCGACAAGGAAGAAATCTTCGTGCGCGTGTTCGACCGCTATGCGCAGCGCTTCATCGCCGACGCACGCAAGGCGCTCGACAAACCCGATCTGCATGACGCGCTGACGTCGTTCTTCACGTTCGCGATCCGTTCGATTACGCAAGGCACGCCGACACGCGGTTGTCTGTCGACGAAGACGGCTGTCGAAATCGATCCTGAATCACCACGTCTGCGCGAGGCATTGCAGACCATGCTCGATGCGCTCGAAGCGGCAGTGCTCGCGGTGCTCGACACAAAGGAAGCGCGCGCGCAACTGACGGTGCCGCCGCAGCAGGCCGCGAATCTGATCGTCACGACGACGCGCGGCATCGCCGTGATGGAGCGCGTGTACGGCGATCCGAAGAAGTTGAAGCAGACGGCGTTTGCGCTCGTCGATGCGCTGGTGCGCAAGCACTGA
- a CDS encoding ATP-dependent DNA ligase, giving the protein MKRFATLYTALDATTSTRDKLDALITYFRAAPPEDAAWASYFLAGGKPRQSVPTRLLTEIARTRAGLPEWLFEESYQAVGDLAETIAHVLPPAARTSELGLTQWIEERILTLRGAAPDTLRERLVAYWDELDWSGRFLFTKLIGGGFRVGVARQLVVRALADVAGVDHKLIAQRMVGWTDSSQPPDAARYLRLIAPAPSEDSGNDAEAARVRHESELGLPYPFFLAHPLQTDPATLGDPSSWFAEWKWDGIRAQVVKRDGRVWVWSRGEDLITDRFPEVVALGEALPDGHVLDGEILAWEPDALAPLPFARLQPRITRKSLTKRVLAESPATFLAYDLLEADDDDLRMQPLHARRTRLDMLGAQLTGTLAKDLLRVSPLVDATGWNALAAIRDESRARGVEGLMLKERASMYGVGRTKAAGTWWKWKIDPYAIDAVLIYAQRGHGRRASLYTDFTFAVWDEADGVRTLVPFAKAYSGLTDEEIREVDAIVRKTTVEKFGPVRSVTPTLVFEIGFEGIQASPRHKSGVAVRFPRMLRWRTDKHIDDADTLVTLKGFIDERAR; this is encoded by the coding sequence ATGAAGCGCTTCGCCACGCTCTACACGGCGCTCGACGCGACCACGTCGACGCGCGACAAGCTCGACGCACTGATCACCTACTTCCGTGCCGCGCCGCCTGAAGACGCGGCGTGGGCGTCGTATTTTCTGGCGGGCGGCAAACCCCGCCAGTCGGTGCCGACGCGTTTGCTCACCGAGATCGCGCGCACGCGTGCAGGCCTGCCCGAGTGGCTGTTCGAAGAGTCGTATCAGGCCGTCGGCGATCTCGCGGAGACCATCGCGCATGTGCTGCCGCCCGCCGCGCGCACGTCCGAGCTGGGGCTCACGCAGTGGATCGAAGAACGCATTCTGACGCTGCGCGGCGCGGCGCCTGACACGCTGCGCGAGCGTCTCGTCGCGTACTGGGACGAACTCGACTGGAGCGGCCGCTTTCTGTTCACGAAGCTGATCGGCGGCGGCTTTCGCGTGGGTGTCGCGCGGCAGCTCGTCGTGCGCGCGCTCGCCGATGTCGCGGGCGTCGATCACAAGCTGATCGCGCAGCGAATGGTCGGATGGACGGATTCGAGTCAGCCGCCCGACGCCGCGCGCTATCTGCGACTCATCGCGCCCGCGCCTTCGGAAGATAGCGGCAATGATGCCGAAGCCGCACGCGTGCGTCACGAGAGCGAACTCGGCCTGCCCTATCCATTCTTTCTCGCGCATCCGCTGCAAACCGATCCCGCGACGCTCGGCGACCCGTCGTCGTGGTTCGCCGAATGGAAGTGGGACGGCATACGCGCGCAGGTGGTGAAGCGCGATGGCCGCGTGTGGGTGTGGTCGCGCGGCGAAGACCTGATCACCGACCGCTTTCCCGAAGTCGTCGCGTTGGGCGAAGCGCTGCCCGACGGCCATGTGCTCGACGGCGAGATTCTCGCGTGGGAACCCGACGCGCTCGCGCCATTGCCATTCGCGCGGCTGCAACCGCGAATCACGCGCAAGTCGCTGACGAAGCGCGTGCTCGCCGAATCGCCCGCTACCTTTCTCGCTTACGATCTGCTCGAAGCGGATGACGACGATCTGCGGATGCAGCCGTTGCACGCAAGGCGCACGCGGCTCGACATGCTCGGCGCGCAACTCACCGGTACGCTCGCGAAAGACCTGCTGCGCGTGTCGCCGCTCGTCGATGCAACCGGCTGGAACGCGCTCGCCGCAATACGCGACGAAAGCCGCGCACGCGGTGTCGAAGGATTGATGCTGAAGGAGCGCGCGTCGATGTATGGCGTCGGTCGCACCAAGGCGGCGGGCACGTGGTGGAAATGGAAGATCGATCCGTATGCGATCGATGCCGTGCTGATCTACGCGCAACGCGGCCACGGCCGCCGCGCGAGCCTCTACACGGACTTCACGTTCGCCGTGTGGGACGAAGCGGATGGCGTGCGCACGCTCGTGCCCTTCGCGAAGGCCTATTCGGGCCTGACGGACGAGGAGATCCGCGAGGTCGATGCAATCGTCCGCAAGACGACCGTCGAAAAGTTCGGCCCCGTGCGCAGCGTCACGCCGACGCTCGTGTTCGAGATCGGCTTCGAAGGCATTCAGGCGAGCCCGCGCCACAAGTCGGGTGTGGCCGTGCGCTTTCCGCGCATGCTGCGCTGGCGCACCGACAAGCATATCGACGACGCCGACACGCTAGTCACGCTCAAGGGTTTTATCGACGAACGCGCCCGCTGA